Within the Gammaproteobacteria bacterium genome, the region CTCTGCTCTGTGATGTCCGCGAGGGGAAAAGCTATCTGGCCGGGCTATATGACTGAGGAGGCTCGCTTCGCGAGCCGCAACTGCTATTCGGTACTTGGTGCCGCCAGAGTTGCTGCCAGACCGCGGGGCGGGTATGAGGAGTTCAGCCGCCGAGCCGTTCGAGCGATGCTGCGATCCAGGTTCGTACCCGATCCCGGAGGTCATCCACGTCGGCGAGTGTGAGGCCGGTCGTCTTGATCGGTTCGCCGATCTCCAGTTTGACCGGACCCGGGTGCATCATCTTTGCTCCTGGCGGCCAGATGGCGTTTGTTCCTTCGATGGCAACCGGCACGATCGGCAGTCCCGTTTGGATAGCGATGACGAAGGGTCCCTTCTTGAACGGTCCCAGATCACCGGTCTTGCTGCGAGTGCCCTCTCCGTAGATGATGATCGATCTGCCGCGCGCCACCGCTTTGTCCACTTGTTTGTTGATGTAGTCCATCGATGGCTGGTCCCGGTCGACTTTGATCATGCCGAATGCCTTGATGGCGATGCCGAATATGGGAACCGAGTACAGCTCCTTCTTGGAAAGGAAACGAAGGGGTACTGGGAGGGCGAGGAAGTGAATCACCGGATCGAGGTTCGACTGGTGATTGCCGACGACGATGTATGAGCCCGACGGGTCAACTCGATCTGCACCTTCCACCTCAGGTCGAACGTTAAGCCCGACGAGCCAAAGGTGTGACCAGAACGTGGCGAAACGCTCCATCCAGGGGCTTGCCGGGTTGATCCACCCGATGATGATGAACGCCGGAGTGACGATCAACGTTCCCAGAAAGATCAGAAGGTACGTGATACCGGTTCTAATGACATCGATCATGGGTTCTCCCGGGAGAGTTCGTCGAGGGTGTGCTGAATGACGCCTTTCGTCTCGTCTCTCAGGCGGCTGATGTCGTCGTCGGTCAGTCCGGCAGTGGGGATGGGAACTCCGATGGACACGATGATCGGTCCTCCGTCGATTCTCTTTCGATTCGGAACCCAGGCTTTGCGTGCACCGTAGATGGTCGTCGGGAGGATGGGAAGGCCGGTATGGATGGCAATGGCGAAGGCACCCCGTTTGAAGGGGAGCAGATCGCCGTCTCTGGTCCGGGTTCCCTCCGGATAGACGATGATCGACTTGCCGAGCTCTGCAACTCGTAGCGCCCCTTCTTTCACCTCTCGGTAGGAGTTGTGTGACCTCCGGTCGACAGGCACCATGGACATCGCCTTCAACGCCCATCCCAGCAGCGGCGCGGAGAAGAGCTCCTTCTTCGCGAGGAAACGGATCGGTACCGGGAGAGCAAGGAAGTGCGCCATGATGTCGAGCGTGGATTGGTGATTGGACACCACGACGTATGAGGTATTGGGGTTTGCGTTCTCGACTCCCCGAATGTCGAGGTGCGTGCCGGACGGCCACAGGCAGGCCTTGGCCCAGGCGCGCGCGATCTTGTCGACCCAGGGGGAGTCGGGGCGGATCAACCCGACGATCGTGACGACAATCGAAGCTATCGCCGTGACGAGCAGCCCGTTGACCACCGTTATGGTCGTGCGGACCGGAGATGGCAGCCTCATGGGGCGGCAGCGTAGTCGAAGCGCGTAGGCGGGAGACAGGATGCTTCGCGAGATCGTCTTCCTGGCGTTCCTCGGCCTCCCGTGGCTCGCAGCTCTACCCGATCGTGTGCCTCGGGCCGCTGGAAGCTGGACGGTTAGTTCTCAGTAGTTGACGCGGCACCCTCTTGCCGGGAACGCGCTGATGACTGATGACTGACACCTACCGTCCGACGTACTCGAGTGCCTCGGCAATCGTAGGCAGTGCCGCTTCGGCGAACAGAGCATGACCTTTGCTGCTCGCGTGAAACAGGTCGGGGGACCACAGGGTGAGGTCTGTACGGAACGCCTCGGCGGAGTTCCACAGCGGCACTTTGAAGACATTGGGCCGATGCTCTGCAACCTGGGCATGGGCCCGGTCGGCGGCACGCCCTCTGGCATGTGCGGGCTGCCTGAGGAGGAGCGGAAGGCGAGGGATGCTGCCCATGTCGCCAACGCCGGAGAGCACGATCGCTCCGGCCGAAGGTGCGAGGGCATCCACGATGGAAGCCAGCTGCCGATGGAACCTCGCGATGGGGACGCCGTAAATCATGTCGTTGCCTCCGACCGATACGATCGCAAGGTCGTAACGACGTTTGAGTGCCTTCGGGACCTGATCGGCCAGCACGTCTCGTGCCTTCGAACCGCCGATGGCGAAGCTGTCCAGCGTCACGCGGAAGCGTTGTCCGAGTTCGCGTCCGATGCGCTGGATCCAGATGTCTTCCGGGTGCTCGAGCCCCGGGCCGGTGCAACTCGAGTCGCCGAGGACGACAATGGACAACTCCGCCAGGTCGGCATCACCGAAGACCCCTGATGCGTCGCTTCCTCGGAAGCTTGGCAGGTTGTGCCGCTTGGTGTATGCCGTTGCCATCGACCACGCCAGCACCATGAAACCGGCGGTTCGCAATGTCCTCCTCATCGGCGGGAAGCTACCAGACGAAGGGGTGACGGCTATCGATGGTAGGTGCCGATCAGCTCGGTCTGATCGATGACGTGGCCTGCGAATGCCGCCTCGACGTCGGCCTTGGTCGCGGCCGGCGTCAGGGTCAGCGTCGTGTCGAGGGCGAAGAGCTTGAAGAAGTAGCGGTGTGTGCCGATCGGGGGACAGGGTCCGCCATAGCTGTTGCGGCCCCATGAGTTCTTGCCCTGAACGGCGCCGGCCGGGACGGAGCCCTCGCCGATCTCGCGCGTCGCTGGATCGATGTTCCAGACGACCCAGTGGTCCCAGACCATCTTGGGCGCCTCTGGGTCTGGAGCATCGGGATCGTCGACGAACAGGACGAGGCTCCGGGTGCCTGGCGGGATGTCGTTGATCTGTAGTGGTGGATTCACGTCGAATCCGTCGCATGTGTAGCGCGACGGGATAGGCATGTTGTGCAGGAATGCAGAACTGGAGAGGCGCATGATTCCTCCTTGCGATGTCGTTGTGCTGGGGTTTGTGGGGAGCGGATCTGTGTCCGGGGCGCATGCAGGGGCAAGCAGGGCGATTCCCAGGATGATGCTCGCTGCACGCATGCGTCTTCCTCCATGATCAACTTACAGAGTTTCCGGACAGATGTAGAGCCCAGGCCTGGTTTCTTCCCGAGGAGGCCCCGGGGGACGGGGGAGGGTTTGGCACGCATCTCGGCGACCCTGCTCCACGGACCGAACATACGTTCGATAGTATGGAGTGGGTACGACAGAAACGAAGTATGACTTACGCAGAGCTGCACTGCCACACCAACTTCTCTTTCCTCGACGGCGCTTCTCCTCCCGAGGAACTCGTGGAGCGGGCTGCGGCGCTTGGGTACCGGGCACTGGCGGTCACCGACCACGACGGGTTCTACGGTGCGGTGCGGTTCTCTCAGGCTGCCCGCAGCGCCGGCCTGTCCGCGGTATACGGGGTGGAAATCGGGCTTGCCCGCGGCGATCCCGACCCAGGGGCGTCGCACGCGAGGACGCAGGACGAGGACATCGCGAGCGGTATTCCTGGCCGACGGAACGGCGCAGAGGATGGTGGCCGAGACACCAGGTCCCGCCGGCGGGGTCGGACCAGGCGGATGCACGGCACCAAGCCGGTGGATACTCCACAGACCGACCATCTCGTACTCCTTGCGCCGTCGGCGGACGGCTACGCGGCGCTGAGCCGATTCGTGACCCGAGCCCAATTTCGCGGCAAGAAGGATCGTCCCGTCTACACCTGGCGGGATCTCGAAGAGGCGGCACGAGAGGGAGGCCTGTATGCGCTGACAGGCTGCCATCACGGAGCGGTGCCCAGGGCGTCCCAGGCCGGAGATGTGGAGGGAGCGTTGCGCGAGGCCGCGCGTCTGCGGGAGGTCTTCGGATCCAGGCTGCACGTCGAGCTGTGGCATCACGCGATGCCGGAGGACGATCCCCGCAACGATCTGCTGTGGGATGTTGCCCGACGGCTGCAACTGCCGGTGGTCGCCACCAACAACGTCCACTACGCAGACCGTAGCGACGCAGATCTCGCCGACGTATTGGCCGCCATCGGGGGACGGAGAAGCCTCGATGACGCAGATGGGTACCGCTCCGCCACCGACGAGCGGTACCTGAAGGACCCCTCCGAGATGGTTGGGCGTTTCGCCAGGTATCGAGGGGCGGTGGAACGCGCCGGCGAGCTTGGAGAGGTGCTCTCTTTCGACCTACGACTCGTTGCACCAAAGCTTCCCGATTTTCCGATGCCGGGCCATTTCCGTTCCGAGATGGAGTACCTGCGGTATCTCACCTTCGAAGGAGCCCGCAGCGCGTATCCGGGCTGCGACGGCGGTATCGAACCGCGGGCACGAGAACGGCTCGAACACGAACTCGACGTGATCGAACGCCTCGGGTTTCCCGGCTACTTCCTCGTCGTGTGGGACATCGTCAACTTCGCTCGTTCCCAGGACATCTACTGCCAGATCCGTGGGTCGGGTGCCGACTCTGCGGTGTGTCGTTGTATCGGCCTCACCAGGGTCGACCCGATTCGACTGCATCTGCCGTTCGAGCGGTTCCTCTCCGACGAGCGAGGGCGGCCTCCGGACCTCGACCTCGACCTCGAGGCCGAGCGCCGGGAGGAGGTCATCCAATATTGCTACCGCCGATACGGGCGTGAACGTGCGGCGATGGTCGCCAACGTCATCACCTACCGTGCCCGCTCGGTGCTGCGCGATGTCGGCAAAGCCTTCGGACTGACCCAGGCACAGGTGGATGGCCTGTCCAAGTACGTCGATACTCGCAATCCGGCGAAACTGCGACTGGAGGCGCCGTTGCCGGCGGGAATGACCGCCGAGTTCATCTACGACGTGTGCCACCGACTCGACGGATTCCCCCGACATCTCGGCATCCATTCGGGCGGAATGGTGATCGCCGATCGTCCCCTGTGGCAGGTCGTCCCCATGGAGTGGGGCCGGATGCAGGACCGGTCCGTATTGCAGTGGGACAAGGACGACTGCGCCGCGATCGGAATCGTCAAGTTCGACCTCCTCGCTCTCGGCATGCTCAATGCCCTTCACCTCACCGTCGACACGATCGCGGATACGCACGGCGTCGCCATCGACCTGGCCACGATCCCGCAGGAACCGGCCATCTACGAAATGCTCACGACAGCGGACACGGTCGGGATCTTCCAGGTGGAGTCCCGGGCGCAGATGGCGACCCTTCCGAAGATGAAACCGAAAACGTTCTACGACCTCGCAGTGGAGGTTGCGCTGATCCGGCCCGGACCGATCCAGGGCCAGTCCGTGCATCCGTACCTGCAGCGCCGCAACGGTGAAGAGCCGGTCCGATACCCACATCCGCTGGCAGAGTCGATTCTCGCCAAGACCCTCGGGGTGCCGATCTTCCAGGAGCAGTTGATGGAACTCGCCCGGGTCTGCGCCGGATTCGACGGCAGCCAGTCTGACCGGTTGCGATCGGCGATGACCCACAAACGCTCCGATGAGGCGATGGAAAGGCTGCGTACCGAGGTTTTCGCCGGGATGGAGCGAAACGGGATCACCGGGCGAGCGGCGGATGAGATCTGGGAGAAACTCCAGGGGTTCGCCAGCTTCGGGTTCCCCGAGAGTCATTCGGTGAGTTTCGCCTACATCGTGTACATGTCCGCCTGGCTGAAGTATCACTGGCCGACCGAGTTTCTCACCGGTTTGTTGAACGCCTACCCAATGGGGTTCTACAGCCCCAATACGCTGGTGCAAGATGCCCAGCGCCACGGTGTCGTGGTCCTGGAACCGGATGTGAATCGTTCCTTTCACGACTGCACCGTAGAGCCGTATGACGCCGATCCGGACGAGGTGGTGACGTACTACGGCAAGTCGTGGCGATTGGGAAGGGGAGCGATCGACGATCCCGTTCGTGCTGCGGTCGCACTGCGGATGGGGCTGCGGTACGTACGGAACCTGGGGGAGGAGGAGATCGGACGAATCGAAGCTGCACGATTGATCGGTGGTGAGTTCCGGGACGCACGGGACTTGGCGCAGCGCACCGGCCTGTCGGTCGATGCGTTCGAGGGGTTGGCTGCTGCGGGAGCGCTCGGATCGCTCGGCATGTCCCGCAGGGAAGGGCTGTGGGCGGCCGGGGCGCTCGCGGAGATCGATCCGGAGCGGCTGGCGCTCGCCCCCGGCGTCGACGCTCCCATGTTGCCCGGGATGAACGATGTCGAGCTGCACCGGGCAGACCTGTGGGCGACAGGCGTGTCGCCGCGCCACCCCGTCGAGTTCGTGAGAGAACGGCTCGACGAGCAGGGATGCGTCCGCATCGCAGACGTATTGGGGCGCCGCCGCAACGGATGGCGAACTCGAGTCGGCGGGATCGTCACACACCGGCAGCGCCCTGGTACGGCAAACGGGGTGGTGTTCTTCAACATCGAGGATGAGACGGGGTTGCTCAATGTCGTCGTGCTACCCGAGGTGTGGCAGACCAATCGCGAGACGGCCAGGCGCCACGTGGGGTTGGTGATCGATGGGGTCGTCGAGTATCGAGACGGTGTCACCAACCTGGTGGCACGCGGGTTCACTGCGTGGCCGGTCGAGGGAATCCGGTCCAGGGATTTTCGGTGACGACATCGACTCTCGTCTATGCCGGCAGCACCTCTTCCTGCCGGCATTGACGAGACCGGGCTCATCCGATCGACGCGTAGATCTCCCGGCGATCGATCACGCCCGGGAGCGGCCCGACCGCAGCGAGTTTTCGTGCCGCGACCTCACCGGCGAATCGGACGCTGCGCTCGAGATCATGCCCATCGAGCGTCGCTACGAGAAAACCGCCCCAGAACGAATCACCCGCGCCGGTCACGTCCCGCACCTTCACCGGCCGCGCAGGGACGTAGAACTTCCGGCGGCCATCCGAGGCGATCACGCCGTCGGCCCCCATCGTCAGCACCACCGTGCTTGCGCCCATGTCGTGGAACCGGTCCACATAGAGACCTGGCTCGACATCATCGTTGAAGAGGCGGCGGCAGTCGTCGAGGGAAGGCTTCACGAAGGTCGTTCGGGTGAGCAGCCCCCTGATCACGTTCAGTGCCTCGTTTCGCTGTGGCCAGACGATCGGGCTGTAGTTGGGGTCGAGTGACGTCAGCCTTCCGTGTTCGGTGGCCAAGGCGAACGCGCGTTGTACGGCGACTCGCTCCGGTTGGCGCGAGAGGGCAAAAGCGGTCGAATACACGATCCGAGATCGGCGGATTGCATCGGCCGGAATGTCGCCGGGACCGAGCTGCGCATCACCGGCTCGCAGTGCCTCGAAGTCGGGTGTGCCGGTCGTGCGGGCAACGAACACCACGGTCGTGTGGACACGGTGATCCATCAGGAGATAGTCCGTATTGACCCCGGACGCTCTCAACTCGGACTTGATGAACGTACCGAACGCGCCGATGCCCACCTTGGCGACGACCGCGGCCGCGCCGCCCAGTTTCGCAACGTTCACGGCGACGTTGGCGGCAGAGCCTCCTTGGTACCGGCGAAACAATTCCACCTCGCGCAGATGCTTGGCAGGCATCTCCGAGATGAAATCAACGAGGGCCTCTCCCACGGCGAGGAGATCCAGGTCACCGTTCGGGATGATCACACGGTCAGAGTAGCGGGTGGTCGCGCACTCTCAGACCGATATCACCGACCAGGCGATGAGGAGCTGGCCGGTGTAGTAGAGGGGCAGACCCCACACGCGATTGACGAAGCCGGGGGCCACGAAGCGGTCGCGGGCAACGGAGAGGTCCGAGAGGTAGAACGCAACGGCGCCGGCGAGCAGCATCGGCGTCGCTCCGGATGCGGTCGCTCCAATCGCAACGACGAGCATCGTCGAGATGACGGCGACGTAGCCGATGACCGGGCCGACCATTGGAGGCGGCAGGTGGGGGCGCAGCCACACGAAGATCAACGCGGCAACGACGAGTGCGACGCTTCCGGCGACAAAGGACACGCCGGTGTCGATGCCGAGCATCGCGAAGCCGACGACATAGGCGACATGCCCCAAGAGAAACGTGATGAGACCACCGAGGAACGCGGCCTGTGATGCGCCGAGCAGCAGCACGTCACCCGCCGCTCCGAGCATGAGACCGAGAAAGATCCACGTCCCGTAGTGCGTGTCGAGTGCACCGGCGTTCAGGGCAACTCCGAGGAACCCGGCGGACGCGACCGGCTTGGCGACGTTGCGAAGGGTGACGTTGTCACGCTCGCCGGCGAGCAGAACTATCAAGGCCAAGACGGTCATGGCAGTGAATACCCAAGTCATGGCAGCATCTCCGCGAGCCGACCGGCAATGTCGGACCAACCGGCGCTCCGCTCGTCGATGAGGCTCATGTGTCCGGTGGATGCAAGCTCGACGTATTCGACATCCTCTCCGGCCGCCCGGGCCGAATCGACGTAACGGCGGCTGTAGTCGACCGGGACGGCGTCATCGTCGGTCCCGTGGACGATCAACTGGCGAGCTCCGAGCGGAGACATGGTTGTGGGTGATGCCTGGGCGATGGCCGTCTTTGACGTCGCGTCACCCATGAAGGCGGCCACGGCATCGGAACCGAGTCCGTCTCGCAGAGCTGCAGCGAGGTCGGTGATGCCGGCCAGTGAAACCAGGAGTGCCGGTGTGACTGCATCGGTCCGAACAGAGGAGGCAAGCGCGAGATGGCCACCTGCCGAGTGGCCGATGACAGCGACCTGGGATCGGTCGATGTCGGCTTCGAGAAGAGTGATGTGATCGATTCCTTGTGCGACGTCGAGCACGGTTGCCGGCCATCCCCCTCCTTCACCAATCCTCCGATACTCGAGGTTCCAGGTGGCGAATCCCCTCTCTGCGAGGTCGACCGCCAGACCATCCATGAGGTCTCTGGTCCACTGCCGCCTCCAGAAACCACCGTGCAACAGCACGGCGATGGGATGCGGTCCGGGTCCTTCAGGGAGCCGCAGGTCTCCGACCTGGTCGGGACCTTCTCCGTAGGCAAGGACCTTCGGCGGAACTCGGTGTGCAAAGACGAGGTGACGGAGCGCCCACCGGTATCCCTGGATTCCGCGGCCGTAGATGGTTGCGGTGCAGGCGGGAGCGGTCACCGAGATGCTCCTCCACGGTTCTCGTTCCTTGATGTTGGAGATGTGGACCTCGGCCGTCGGAATGCCGGCAGCTTCGATCGCGTCACGGAGCGCGTAGGAGGTGTGTGCGTAGGCGCCTGGGTTGAGAACGACGCCGTCGAACACGTCACGTGCTTCGTGGAGGCCGTCGATCAAGGCTCCTTCGTGGTTCGACTGAAAGGTCCGCACTTCGACCCCCAGCTCGGTACCCCAGGATCTGCAAAGGGCCTCGAGGTCGGTGAGCGTCGTCGTACCGTAGATCTCCGGGCTGCGCGTGCCCAGCAGATTCAGGTTCGGTCCGTTGATCACCAGGATGCGTTGCATGGCGTAAGGCTATCGAGTTTCCCGGCCACCGTGACGATCGGAGACGTTTGACACGGAGATCACGACGTCGAGGGGCGGCGAATCGACATGGGGTGTTTGCGGGTCGAGGATCGTGATCGGACTCGAGAGACGCAGTGTGTCAGGTCTATTCGAGCTTCCTTCTCGAGAATCGGGGCGTGAGCACGATGATGGCGACTGCCACCGGCAGCAGCAACGCTGCGAGGCGCGGCCGGTACAACAGCGCGAGCCCGACGGCGGCCAGGGGAATGGCGATCCGCGCGCGCACCCTGCGCAGGTCAGGGAAGGCGAGCCAGACGGCACCGAAGAGGACACCGACCCGGACCGCCATGCCTGCGGCGAGACGGGTGGGTTCGTCCACCGACGGTGACAGCATCACGACCGTTCCGCCGATGAGGAGGACCGTCACGATGGCGCCGAGGACGGCTCTCATGTGTCACCATTCGACATGGAGACGGAGCGTACCCTGCACACCGCGGCCTTCGAGTTCATGATTGTGGGGCGTGAGCCGGACGGTGGAGCGGCTCGAGTTCCGAGGCGAGAGCGAGTGTTGCTTCATCCAACCTGGCAGGCTCGAGTGTGTAGCCGGCCTCGAATTGGTCGAGGATGGCACGTTGGACGTCCGCCGTCGTGATACCCGGAGTGGCAGAACAGAGGTCTCCACTCGTTGCCGGGTTCCATTCGATGCACAGAGCTTCGTATACGGGGATCAGCACCTCTGCCACCTGGTCACCGCCGGAGACGACGACGACCCCGCCGATGTGCGCGGCTCCCGACACGATCCGTTGGCCCACCCCCATGACTTTCCGTGTTCCACCGATGTTCACACTGTGGGCTCCCGGGCAGTACTCGCCGGGCACTTCCCCGACGTGAGCATCGGCGCCGAGGACACGGAAGGCGTCGACCATGATCGTGCTGATCTCCTGGAAACGTTCATTGATGCCGGCGCGAGGGTCGTCGACGGGGACCGTCCACGAGAACGCGATCGTGCCGGGATGGAATACCGCGGCACGTCCTCCGGCGAGTCGCTCCACGGCGCCGAATCCGGAAGCCAGGGCGGCAGCGACGGCCCGCCGATACCCGGGGTGGACGGCGTCTCTTCGGCCGAAGGCTACGACGGAGCCGGGTTTGTGCAGACGCAAGACCGACTCTCGTTCCCTACGAGCGACCTGGAGGAGCAAGGCGTGGGAAATGGCGGTGTCCAACCCGGGCGGGTCGGGAAACCCGGCATCCATGAGCAACATCAGCGCAGTATCCCAGAAACACGTTCCCCTAACAGTTCTCGAACATCCATGGCGCACAATGGCTGGAAAGGAGGTTGTTGATGCAACGTGTAGCCAAGATCGGAATCCTGGTCCTGGTCGTCGTAGGACTTCTCGTCGGAGGCCTCACCGTGGCGGGAGCAGTCGAGGGCGACCATGCGACGGCCGACCAGACGCGGATCGTGACGGCGCTGCGACCGCTCATCGACGACGGAACCATCACAGAGTCCCAGGCCGAGGCAGTCGCCGGACGGCTTGCTCCGATCATCAGGTCGGAGAGGATCCGTCGTGACACGGAACGTTTTCGAGATCGGGCGATGGCGGTGGAGCGCAATGTCGCCGACATGCTCGACATGACGGTGCCCGAACTCGAAGACCAGCTCAAAGACGGTGCGACTCTGGCGCAGATCGCGGAGAGTCGAGGGTCGAGCGGCGAGGAGATCGTGGCCGCACTCGTGGGTGAGCTTTCCGAACGCCTGGCCGACCAGGTCGCAGAAGGGCGGATTACGCAGGAACAAGCCGATGAGATGGTTGCCGCCGCAACCGGGCAGATCACCGATCTCGTCGAGTCGTCGCATCCTGGGCGAGCGGCGCTCAGAGAACATCGCGCTCGGCTCGCCAGGCTCGGGGCGCTGCGCATCGGCGCGGACGTCTTGGACATGACTCCGCAAGATCTGAGAAGTGCACTCGAGAGTGGTCAGAGTCTCGGCGAGATTGCGCAAAGCAGAGGTGTCGACGAGGACGCACTGATCGATGCACTGCTCCAGCCGATTCGCGAGCAGGTTGCTCTGTCGGTCGAACGCGGGCGCATCGACGAAGATCGTGCAGGGGAGATACTCGACCGGGCGGTCGAGAGGGTCCGGAATCTGGTGGCAATGCACCGGGGGTGAGGAGAACATCCTGACCGCTCATCGAGCCGGCGCGGGATGCTCCGTAGGGAGCGCCGCGGCGGGCGGGAGCAACGCAAACCTCGAGGCGTGCTCGCTCTGTCCGCATGGACGGACCTGTGCCGTGGGTGTGACAA harbors:
- a CDS encoding 1-acylglycerol-3-phosphate O-acyltransferase, whose product is MIDVIRTGITYLLIFLGTLIVTPAFIIIGWINPASPWMERFATFWSHLWLVGLNVRPEVEGADRVDPSGSYIVVGNHQSNLDPVIHFLALPVPLRFLSKKELYSVPIFGIAIKAFGMIKVDRDQPSMDYINKQVDKAVARGRSIIIYGEGTRSKTGDLGPFKKGPFVIAIQTGLPIVPVAIEGTNAIWPPGAKMMHPGPVKLEIGEPIKTTGLTLADVDDLRDRVRTWIAASLERLGG
- a CDS encoding 1-acylglycerol-3-phosphate O-acyltransferase, whose amino-acid sequence is MRLPSPVRTTITVVNGLLVTAIASIVVTIVGLIRPDSPWVDKIARAWAKACLWPSGTHLDIRGVENANPNTSYVVVSNHQSTLDIMAHFLALPVPIRFLAKKELFSAPLLGWALKAMSMVPVDRRSHNSYREVKEGALRVAELGKSIIVYPEGTRTRDGDLLPFKRGAFAIAIHTGLPILPTTIYGARKAWVPNRKRIDGGPIIVSIGVPIPTAGLTDDDISRLRDETKGVIQHTLDELSRENP
- a CDS encoding YbhB/YbcL family Raf kinase inhibitor-like protein, producing MRAASIILGIALLAPACAPDTDPLPTNPSTTTSQGGIMRLSSSAFLHNMPIPSRYTCDGFDVNPPLQINDIPPGTRSLVLFVDDPDAPDPEAPKMVWDHWVVWNIDPATREIGEGSVPAGAVQGKNSWGRNSYGGPCPPIGTHRYFFKLFALDTTLTLTPAATKADVEAAFAGHVIDQTELIGTYHR
- the dnaE gene encoding DNA polymerase III subunit alpha; the encoded protein is MTYAELHCHTNFSFLDGASPPEELVERAAALGYRALAVTDHDGFYGAVRFSQAARSAGLSAVYGVEIGLARGDPDPGASHARTQDEDIASGIPGRRNGAEDGGRDTRSRRRGRTRRMHGTKPVDTPQTDHLVLLAPSADGYAALSRFVTRAQFRGKKDRPVYTWRDLEEAAREGGLYALTGCHHGAVPRASQAGDVEGALREAARLREVFGSRLHVELWHHAMPEDDPRNDLLWDVARRLQLPVVATNNVHYADRSDADLADVLAAIGGRRSLDDADGYRSATDERYLKDPSEMVGRFARYRGAVERAGELGEVLSFDLRLVAPKLPDFPMPGHFRSEMEYLRYLTFEGARSAYPGCDGGIEPRARERLEHELDVIERLGFPGYFLVVWDIVNFARSQDIYCQIRGSGADSAVCRCIGLTRVDPIRLHLPFERFLSDERGRPPDLDLDLEAERREEVIQYCYRRYGRERAAMVANVITYRARSVLRDVGKAFGLTQAQVDGLSKYVDTRNPAKLRLEAPLPAGMTAEFIYDVCHRLDGFPRHLGIHSGGMVIADRPLWQVVPMEWGRMQDRSVLQWDKDDCAAIGIVKFDLLALGMLNALHLTVDTIADTHGVAIDLATIPQEPAIYEMLTTADTVGIFQVESRAQMATLPKMKPKTFYDLAVEVALIRPGPIQGQSVHPYLQRRNGEEPVRYPHPLAESILAKTLGVPIFQEQLMELARVCAGFDGSQSDRLRSAMTHKRSDEAMERLRTEVFAGMERNGITGRAADEIWEKLQGFASFGFPESHSVSFAYIVYMSAWLKYHWPTEFLTGLLNAYPMGFYSPNTLVQDAQRHGVVVLEPDVNRSFHDCTVEPYDADPDEVVTYYGKSWRLGRGAIDDPVRAAVALRMGLRYVRNLGEEEIGRIEAARLIGGEFRDARDLAQRTGLSVDAFEGLAAAGALGSLGMSRREGLWAAGALAEIDPERLALAPGVDAPMLPGMNDVELHRADLWATGVSPRHPVEFVRERLDEQGCVRIADVLGRRRNGWRTRVGGIVTHRQRPGTANGVVFFNIEDETGLLNVVVLPEVWQTNRETARRHVGLVIDGVVEYRDGVTNLVARGFTAWPVEGIRSRDFR
- a CDS encoding carbohydrate kinase encodes the protein MIIPNGDLDLLAVGEALVDFISEMPAKHLREVELFRRYQGGSAANVAVNVAKLGGAAAVVAKVGIGAFGTFIKSELRASGVNTDYLLMDHRVHTTVVFVARTTGTPDFEALRAGDAQLGPGDIPADAIRRSRIVYSTAFALSRQPERVAVQRAFALATEHGRLTSLDPNYSPIVWPQRNEALNVIRGLLTRTTFVKPSLDDCRRLFNDDVEPGLYVDRFHDMGASTVVLTMGADGVIASDGRRKFYVPARPVKVRDVTGAGDSFWGGFLVATLDGHDLERSVRFAGEVAARKLAAVGPLPGVIDRREIYASIG
- a CDS encoding lysoplasmalogenase, which translates into the protein MTWVFTAMTVLALIVLLAGERDNVTLRNVAKPVASAGFLGVALNAGALDTHYGTWIFLGLMLGAAGDVLLLGASQAAFLGGLITFLLGHVAYVVGFAMLGIDTGVSFVAGSVALVVAALIFVWLRPHLPPPMVGPVIGYVAVISTMLVVAIGATASGATPMLLAGAVAFYLSDLSVARDRFVAPGFVNRVWGLPLYYTGQLLIAWSVISV
- the aroQ gene encoding type II 3-dehydroquinate dehydratase; its protein translation is MQRILVINGPNLNLLGTRSPEIYGTTTLTDLEALCRSWGTELGVEVRTFQSNHEGALIDGLHEARDVFDGVVLNPGAYAHTSYALRDAIEAAGIPTAEVHISNIKEREPWRSISVTAPACTATIYGRGIQGYRWALRHLVFAHRVPPKVLAYGEGPDQVGDLRLPEGPGPHPIAVLLHGGFWRRQWTRDLMDGLAVDLAERGFATWNLEYRRIGEGGGWPATVLDVAQGIDHITLLEADIDRSQVAVIGHSAGGHLALASSVRTDAVTPALLVSLAGITDLAAALRDGLGSDAVAAFMGDATSKTAIAQASPTTMSPLGARQLIVHGTDDDAVPVDYSRRYVDSARAAGEDVEYVELASTGHMSLIDERSAGWSDIAGRLAEMLP
- a CDS encoding lipoate--protein ligase family protein, which translates into the protein MLLMDAGFPDPPGLDTAISHALLLQVARRERESVLRLHKPGSVVAFGRRDAVHPGYRRAVAAALASGFGAVERLAGGRAAVFHPGTIAFSWTVPVDDPRAGINERFQEISTIMVDAFRVLGADAHVGEVPGEYCPGAHSVNIGGTRKVMGVGQRIVSGAAHIGGVVVVSGGDQVAEVLIPVYEALCIEWNPATSGDLCSATPGITTADVQRAILDQFEAGYTLEPARLDEATLALASELEPLHRPAHAPQS